The Anaerobranca californiensis DSM 14826 region TTCTTATTCTACAGGAAATTTATCAATTGACCCTACTGTCCTTTGTAAAATTAAAATAGCATCTGAGACATCAATTCTACCATCTCCATTAACATCTCCTGCAGCATACAATAAATCTGATTTAGGGTGATCTCCTACGATATACTTTAAAATGATTATGGCATCACTTACATTAACTACTCCGTCACCGTTTACATCACCGTATTTATAGACATTTACAGTTATTGAATCTTTAAAATTACCGTCAACGGTTGTTGCAGTAATCGTTGCCGTTCCCACAGCTAATGGAGAGATTTTACCAGTTTTATCTACCTTAATTATTTTATCATCACTACTGCTCCAGATAACTTCTTTATTAGTAGCATTTTCTGGAGTTATAACATATTCTAAATTTTTGGTAGAACCTATAGGTACCATTTTATCTATTTTTTTAATTTCTACACCCTTTACTGGAATAACATCTAATTTTACAATTACAGTCCATTCCCTGATGCTTCCATCTACACCGTAAACTTTATAAACAACAGGTTTAGAAAAATCATTTACGGTTTCTCCACTTTTTTGTTGTTTATCATTTACTTTAACGTAAGCACCCTCTGCTAATTGAAAATTAGCTATCAATCTTGTAAGATCTGTGTCACTAGGCATAGTTAAAGTTATTTTACTGTTTTCATCATCAATCATTGTCTCTCCAACTTGATTGTTGATTTTAAAACTTAAAATCTTTGTCAATTCATAAGATGGATCTATAGTTGCAGAATCATCTCCCGGTTTAGGGGGAAGGGGAGGAATGTCGGTATTAAAAGTAGATAATTTCGTTCCTTCGAAATAGAAGGCTAAAATTTCAGCATAGGTTTTGTTATGGGCTGCAGCCATCTGCTGGGCTCCCCGTTGACTCATTCCTACACCATGGCCAAAACGTCCAGCTAAAAGCTCAAAACCATCTTCACCTTTACTTTCTATCCATCTCATTCGGGTATTAGAACTTAAATAGGGATGATTATTTATATACTCACTACCAGAGGGTATCATTAATTGTATTGATACATCTAAAACCTCCTCTTTTAATATTTTTTCTTCATTTTCATCGAGTATCTCATATTCTACTGTAATATTGGCATCGGCAGTTACATGGCTTCTACTTTCAGTGTCTGGCCAGCGTTTGTTACCATTTTTTAGATTGTTAACAGAGATAATTTTAATATCAGTAGCTTTTTCTACATTATCTTTTAATATTTCAAAGGCCTGTTGTTGTAAATCCCATAACACTGGATTAGCATAGAAGTGTTTGCCACCAGGAGATACATGGGAAAATGCTCCAGAGATATAAGCTTCATTTCCGTTAAAAATAATTTTATGCCATGTTTCACCAAATTGGTTTACCACCGTTTCTAAATGTTGATAAGAGGTATATAAAGGGGCTCTACCTATAATAGAATGATTGGTTCCAGGTCCACTTCTAACGTTGATATTTCCATTGGTTTTAACAATCCTTAATCCATTATCACTATCCATCGGGATAGAATCATGGTCAGAACCTATAACCTCTTTAGGTATGTAAAATCTATGGAAAATACTACTAGGATTTTCTAAATCATATGGATCGTCCTTTTGAACTAGGTAAGGCAATTCTTGGTTAGCATCAGAACCACGACCCCAGGCATTGCCCGGTAACTCAGTTTGTCCACCATTTGATGCAGAATAAAAAGTTTCTATTATTTTATTATCATATGTAAGGACTTGTCCCTTCGTTTCATCTACTGCTTTAATAACCCTAGCAAAGGCTGGGTTATAACCTCTATAAACTTGATGTTGTGGGGTATCAAGAATATCGAAATCGGAACTACTCCCTGCAGCCATTATTTTTTTAATAGCATATCCCCTAGCTGCCACCGCTTGAGCTTTTAAAGCTTCTAAAGGGAAAGAGTTACTCATTTCGTAGGCCACAACACCGTAAAGGTATTGCTCTAATGGAACATGATTTACTACCCGCAGCATTCCCGTTTGACTATTTACCGTAAATTTCATGTTTCCTAAATAGGTTACATCTCCATGGTCCGTACCTCTAACAGTTAAAGTACTATCAGCAGAGTGCCTTACCAAAGTCAGTGAACTACCGACAACTTTGTCTACACCAGACCCTAATATACGGACTTGGTTATTAGATGTAACAGAAATAAAATAGTTTCCATTTGATAAAGTAATTGAAGGATCTTCAGAAATAGAATAATCACCATTTAAAGTTATTGGAATGGTATTTTTGTTAATAGATATTAACACCCTGATTATACTGTAATTATTATTTGCATAAACGGAAAATAGGGGTTGTAAAAAATTAGTTAATATTAGTATTGATAAAAATAAAGACAAAAATTTAAGTTTCCCTTTCATCTCTCTCCCCCCAGAAATATAAAAAAGTATTTATACATTAATAATAAAGTTTATACTATGATAAGTCAATGAAATTATAACCTAATAACCTAGGATAAAAGTACTATACTAAGTATATTAAACCTTGACAAATATTGGAGATTTGGTAAATTAATAATTAGCACTCAAATCTTTAGAGTGCTAATTATTAAAATAGGAGGAGTGAAGGCATGGAAAAGAAACAATTTCAAGCAGAATCCAAAAGATTATTAGATTTGATGATTAATTCAATTTATACAAATAAAGAAATATTTCTAAGGGAATTGATTTCCAACGCCAGTGATGCCATTGATAAAATGTATTATAAAGCTTTGACCGATGAAAATATTTCATTTAACAAAGAAGATTATTACATTAAAGTAATTCCCGATAAAGAAAATAGGACTTTAACAATTGTAGATACCGGTATTGGTATGACAAAGGAAGAACTAGATGAAAACTTAGGAATTATCGCTAAAAGCGGTTCATTATCCTTTAAACAACAAAATGAGTTAAAGGATGGTTATGACATTATTGGACAGTTTGGTGTCGGTTTTTATTCAGCCTTTATGGTAGCCGATACCGTTACTGTGTTAACTAAAGCTTATGGAGAAAACCAAGGATATAAATGGGAATCTTCCGGGGCCGATGGATACACAATAGAGCCTTATGAAAAACAAGACAGGGGAACAGAAATAATTTTAAAATTAAAGGAAAATAGCGAAGATGAAGATTATGATCAATTTTTAGATCAATGGAGATTAAAAAATATCATTAAAAAGTATTCTGATTTTATTAGGTATCCTATTAAAATGGATGTTACCAAAAAAGTTGAAAAAGAGGGTTCCAAAGGAGAATATATAGATGTTGTAGAAGAAGAAACAATTAACAGTATGGTGCCAATTTGGAGAAAAAATAAAAATGAACTAACAGAAGAAGATTACCATAATTTTTATCAAGAAAAGAGATTTGGTTTTGACAAACCATTAAAATATATCCATATGGCTGTAGATGGAACCATCAGTTTTAACGCTATTTTATACATTCCAGAAAATGTGCCCTTTGATTTCTATACAAAAGATTATGAAAAGGGACTAGAACTATATTCAAAAGGAATTTTGATAATGAACAGATGCCCAGACCTCTTACCTGATTACTTTAGTTTTGTAAAAGGAATGGTAGATTCTGAAGATTTATCTTTAAACATTTCAAGGGAGATGCTACAACAAGATAGGCAGCTTAGGATAATCGCCAAAAGAATTAAAGATAAAATTAAAAACGAATTACTTTCACTATTGAAAAATGAAAGGGAAAAATATGAAAAATTCTTTCAAAATTTTGGTCGCCAACTAAAATATGGGGTTTACGAAAACTTTGGCCAAAACAAAGAAGATTTACAGGATTTACTGATGTTTTACTCTTCCACTGAAAAGAAATTAGTAACGTTAGAAGAATATATTAGTAGGATGAAAGAAGGGCAAAAATACATTTACTACGCCAGTGGAGAATCAATTGAAAGAATTGAAAAAATGCCTCAAACAGAAGTTTTAAAGGAAAAGGGTTATGAGATTTTATTCTTTACCGATGATGTAGATGAATTCGCTATCAAAATGTTAAGGGAATATAAAGAAAAGGAATTTAAATCAGTTTCTTCAGGGGATTTAGGTATAGAGGAATTAGAAGGAAAAACAGAAGAAAAAGAAAGTGAAGAAATATTTAAAAAGATAAAAGAAGTTTTAGGAGACAAAGTCAAAGGAGTTAAACCTTCAAAGATATTAAAAAGCCATCCCGTCTGCTTAACGGTAGAAGGGGATATATCCATCGAAATGGAAAAAATCCTCGCCAATTTGCCTAATAACCCCAATATAAAAGCTCAACGGGTACTAGAAATAAATACTGAACACAATATATTTAAAAAGTTAAAGGAAATGTATGAAAAAGATAGGGATAAATTCAATTTATATGTTAAAGTATTATACGACCAAGCCCTTTTAATAGAAGGACTTCCCATAGAGGATCCCGTTGAATATGCTAACAATGTAAGTGAACTCCTTTTATAATCTAAATTATCTACTCTAAATTTTCAAAATGGTTTTTCTACTTAAAATGTGATATACTAAAAATAAAAGGGGTAGATAATTATGGAATACAAAAGAATGTTATCAGAAGACAGTGGTTTTACTGTAAAATGCCCTTTTTGTCAAGAATACTTAACTACCGATGAAATCAGGGAGGAACAATGTTTCCATTGTGGTAGTGAACTGCCAACAGAGCTTTTTGTAAAAGAACAGTAGTTATGCTACTGTTCTTTTTTTTTAAGAAAAGTTTATTATCTTGTAAGATGTTTACAAAAAAGATTGTCAAACATAGAAGATTATATTAAAATGAAAATGTTAGTATAAAAACAGATGATTTGGAGGGGAAATCATGAAAGTACGTAAAGCAATAATTCCTGCTGCAGGATTAGGAACGAGATTTTTACCAGCTACTAAAGCACAGCCAAAGGAAATGCTTCCTATAGTGGACAAACCTACATTGCAATATATTATAGAAGAAGCTGTAGAATCAGGGATAGAAGAAATTTTAATAATAACCGGTAGAAATAAAAAAAGTATTGAAGATCATTTTGATAAATCTGTAGAACTAGAATTAGAATTAGAAAGTAAAGGTAAACACGATTTACTAGCAGAAGTAAGAAAAATATCAGATATGGTAAATATTCACTACATAAGGCAAAAAGAGCCAAAGGGATTAGGACATGCTATCTACTGTGCCAAAAGTTTTATTGGCGAAGAGCCTTTTGCTGTTTTACTAGGTGATGATATTGTACATAATCCAGATAAACCTTGTTTAAAGCAAATGATAGAGGTTTATGAAGAATACAAAACTTCAATATTAGGAGTACAACAGGTCAAAAAAGAAGATGTTTCTAAATACGGGATAGTAGATGGTAAAGTGATTGAAGATAGAATTTATAAAGTAAAAGGATTAGTTGAGAAACCTAAAATGGAAGATGCACCATCAAATATCGCTATTTTAGGTAGATATATAATCAGTCCTGCTATATTTCCAATACTAGAAAAAACAAAACCAGGTAAAGGTGGAGAAATCCAATTAACCGATGCCCTAAAAGAATTGGCTAGTAAAGAAGCTATGTATGCTTATAATTTCGTCGGTAGAAGATATGATGTTGGAGACAAATTAGGCTTTTTAGAAGCTACAGTTGATTTTGCACTAATGAGGGAAGATTTAAGGGATGGATTTATTAAATATCTAGAAGGTATATTTAAAGAAAATGTTGTTTTATCTGAAATAGCCAGTAGTGAAGAATAATTGCTTAAATATAAATAATTAGCAAAATAAAAGTTACTAAAAACAAATAAATGCAAAAATTCATACTACAGACACTATTTATAATAGTTGTCTCTTTTTTTATTTTTTATAAAATTATTTTATAAAAAAAGAGGAAAAATTAAGTTAATATAGAATATTAATAACTGAAGTTGGGTCAAAATTTGGGGAGGTGTTAATTTGTTAAGAAAAATTTTAGCTTTAACCTTATCTTTATTGTTGTTGCTATCTTTTAGTACAGGTTTTACATTAGATTTTGGTAAACCTGAAACTGCTGATAGCAATCAGCCTATGGTTAATGTCATTATCCAACTTGAACAAAATCCCGTTTTAGCTTATGAAGTAGAGCTCAAAAAACATGGGAAATTTAATTTGAGAGACATTAACACATATGCTAATCAAATTGAACAAAGTATCAACACTGTAATTAATAAAGCTAACAAACTAGGCCTAGATATAGTAACAAATTATCAGTACAAATATTCTTTTGCAGGTTTTAGTGCAACATTACCTGTAGATCAAGTTCAAGAGCTTACTAAAATTCCAGGAGTTAAAAATGTCTTTCCCGACATCATAATCGAAGTTCCAAAAGTTGTTGGTTCTGTACCTAAAACCGGAGCACCATATCTATGGAACTTACCGGAAAACATAACTGGAGAAGGGATGATTGTTGCAGTACTAGATACCGGTATTGATTACAATCACGTTCTTTTAGGCGGTGGTTTTGGTAAAGATTATAAAGTAATGGGAGGATATAACTTTACCGATTCCGGCTCTCCATTAGATCCTATTGATGTTCAAGGTCATGGAACCCATGTGGCCGGTATCATTGCAGGTAAAGGTTTTGGCTATGATGGTGTAGCTCCCGATGCTAATTTATATGCAGTAAAGGTCTTAGGAGATGATGGAAGGGGATTTTCAAGCTGGGTTATAGCTGGTATTGAGTGGGCTGTCAATCCTCACAATGGTTTACCTAGGGCCGATGTGATCAATATGAGTTTAGGAAATACAATTATTTCACCAAACTTCCCAACTTCCCTAGCTGCAAATCAAGCGGCTGAGGCAGGTGTAATAGTTGTAACTTCCGCAGGAAACTCTGGCCATGATAAACCAACAGCTGGATCTCCAGGAACAGCAGATAAAGTAATATCTGTTGGTGCATATGGTTTAATTGAACCAGCTATTTTAAGTTTTAGTAACGGTACCGTTATTGATTATGATATAATCCCTGCTGCCGATGCTCCTAAACCCGATGGACAAGAATATGAAATAGTCTATGCCGGATTAGGAAGGGAAGAAGATTTTGAAGGTCTAGATGTTGAAGGTAAAATTGCTTTAGTTCAAAGGGGTGCTATTACCTTTGCAGCTAAAGGAGCTAACGCCCAAGCCAATGGAGCTGTAGGAATAATTGTCTTTAACAATGTTCCAGGTACCTTTGGAATGGCTGGCACTTTTGGAATACCTGCCTTCGCCGTTTCTTTAGAAGTCGGTTTAGAAATATTAGAGATGATGGGACAAGACCCAGAACTTAAAGTAGCTATGGATTCTTTAGATCCAATGGATTTAATGGCTAACTTTAGTTCAGCAGGACCTACTTCAAAATATACATTAAAACCTGATATCAGTGCACCAGGTGTTAGTATTGTATCTGCTTATCCTAACAATTCGTTAGCAAGTTTAAGTGGAACTAGTATGGCTGCTCCCCATGTAGCCGGTGGTGTAGCTTTACTAAAACAACTTAGACCAGGGTTAGAAGTAGAAGAATATAAAGCGTTATTAATGAATACACCAAAATGGCTAAATGATATGTATGGCAATAAATATCCTGTAACTGTTCAAGGTTCAGGAGTAATGGATTTAGAAGCTGCAGCTAAATCAAGGGGTATAGCAATTCCTGGTAGCTTAAGCTTAAATGTTACAGGGGAAACTAACAAAATAAGGGTTAAAAACATTTCAAATGAAGCTGTAACTTACAATATAGAATTTATATCAGAAACATTAAATGCTACCTTTGTAGATCAAATCACAGTAGAAGGTAATAGTGAAGCTGTCTTTGAAGTGAAATTTGATTTAAATGTTGAAGAAGGAGCCCATGAAGGATATATTATTCTAACTCCAACAGAACCTTTAGAAAAACCTGAAGAGGGCGAAGAAGTTGAAGAATATTATGATAAACTTCAAGTTACAGTTTACTATTATTCTGGCGACCTAAAAGAATTCTTTGTAAAAGACCTAGAATTTAGAAGACAATTTACCAGTTCCGATAAAATTGATATTACCTTTACATTACTTGAAGATGCCGCTTGGGTAGCTATCGTAACATATGATAGGTTAGGTAATTTTATTGGTATTCCAGCAGAAGCTCCCTTTGGATTACCTAAAGGAACTTGGACTTTGCACAATACTGATTTATATTTACCCGATGGTGAATATGTTTTAAGATTATTTGCCGTCAACATAAAAGATGAAATTTTTGACTTATGGGAACCATTTGAAATCGATTCAAATCCAGCGTCCATCTATGTAGATTATGATCCATTTGTCAATATAGATAAATACACACTAAAAGGTGAATTAAGTAGAGATGCAGTTTTAGAAATAGATGGAGTTGTAGTTCCAATATGTCATGATTTAAGTTTCGAATACCAAGTAGAAATTAATGAAGGAGTAAATGAATTTACTTTAACTACAACTACACCTTTTGGTGCTGTAGAAACAGTTAAAATAACTATAGAAAAAGTAGAAGATCTAGATGTATTTTCAGTAGCTAAACTTTCAGAAGAACTTCAATATACCGGTTATGAAGAAGTTCTTGTTTACGATTATCTTCCACCAGGTGCAGTTGTTAAAGTTTCAGTAAATAATGGTCCTGATGTGAAGTATATAGCTGATGAAAATGGATTATTAAAATACAATTTAACATTAGTTAAAGGATTAAATAAAGTACGCTTTACAGAAAACTACTTGAATATAATCTACACTTATGAAGTAGAAATTTACAGAAAAACAGTAGACAGATTAGCAGGAGCTAATAGATTCCAAACTGCTACAGCTATTTCTCAATTCGGTTGGGAAAAAGCAGATACTGTTATCTTAGCTAGAGCCGATGATTTTGCCGACTCTTTAGCAGCCATTCCTCTATCTAAAAAATTAAATGCACCTATATTATTGACAAATTCAAATAGATTAAGTGATGTAACAAGGGAAGAAATTTCAAGATTAGGTGCATCTGAAGTAATTATTTTAGGTGGAGCAGGAGCAATATCCGACGATGTAGCACTAGAATTATTAAATAGTGGCTTAACAGTAAGAAGAATTGGTGGAGCTAACAGATATGAAACTGCTGTTTTAATAGCGAAAGAAGTTGTAGAAGATAATGAAGTAGAAAATGTAATTATTGTATCTGGTAGAAACTTCCCAGACGGATTATCGGCAACTATGTTATCTAACAAACTTAATGCACCAATACTTTTAGTAAATACAAACATCATTCCAGAATCTACAAGTGCTTTCATTGAAAACTATAATGTGGCAAACACATATATTGTAGGTGGAACTGCTGTAATTTCTGAAGAGTTAGAAGATAACCTTCCAAATCCCAAAAGGTTTGCAGGAAAAGATCGCTTTGCAACTTCTGTTCAAGTTGCAAAAGAAATAACTTCACAACTTGTATTTATTGCCAATGGTCAATCATTTGCCGATTCTATTACTCTAGCTACTTTAGTAGCTAAGTATGATGGTGTGTTGTTACTTGTAAGGGATAACATCATCCCAGAATCTGTAAAAACACACTTAAATGATATAGCAGGGGATGTACTCCATTTCTACATCGCAGGAGGAAATGCAGTTGTAAGTGAAGAAATAGAAAAAGAATTACTAGAATTGCTAAAAACAGTTAAAGAAGATAAATAAGTATTAAAAGGGCCTTGTTTTAAATACAAGGTCCTTTTAAAATTATTTAAATATAGAAGAAATGTTTTAAAAGATTAATTTTATCATGATTATATATATAACATTCAACAAAAAAGGTTGTCGAAATTTGGTGATTATAATAAAATAAAACTGTATTATTTATACAATATTTTTGTTTGAGGTGAAATTATGACATTAGATAAATTATTAGAAGGTTTATCTTTTAATGAAAAAAATTTGGCAATTGTTTTAGGAGGGAGCTATGGAGCTCTTTCTATTGTACGAAGTTTAGGTCAAAAAAAAGTGCCAATTATAGTTATAGGAAATAGAGATTTTATAGGAAATTCAAAATATTGTAATTTTTATTTTAAAACCGATGAAGATGAGGAAATTATAGATGTTTTAAAAGAAATTGCTAATAAATATAATAGGAAAAGTGTAATTTTAACTGATTCTGACAGATATATTGAATTAATATATAATTATTGGGATGAATTAAAAGAATCTTATGTTTCCCATCTTTGTAATAATAAAGAAACCTTTGATATTCTTGTAAATAAAGAATTATTATATAAAAAAAGTGAAGATTTAGGTTTAAATTGCCCTAAAACATATAAAAAAGATGAAATATATAAAATAAATAATTTTCCTGTTATTGTTAAACCTTTAGATAAAGCTGTACTACCTTCAATAAAAGGTAATAAAGTCGCTTATTGTAAAAATAAAGAAGAATTATCAGAAATTCTAAGGATAGTAGATAGATATAAAACAGAATGCATTATTCAAGAAATAATCGAAGGAGATTTGTCGAGTTTATATTCTATAACTTTATTTAGGAGCCATAAGGGAGAAATACAAATTGGTTATATAGGTCATAAAATAAGACAGTATCCTATAAATTTTGGAACCGTCAGTTCCTTTGTTACTAAAGATAATATAAAATTAGTTAATTTAAGCATAGAAATTCTAAATAAAATAAATTATATTGGGGTTGCAAATTTTGAATATAAGTATAGCGAAAAAGAAAGTGATTACTATATAATGGAAGTAAATGGTAGGTTTCCTATGGTAACAGGTATAACTGAAAAATTGAATAATAATTTTGTTTATAATATTTATAATAGCTGTTTAGAAAAAAGGATAGATAAGAATAAAGAAAATGAAAGTAAAATACTTTGGATTCATTTCTTACAAGATTTAAGGGCAAAAATCCAAATTAAAGATTTTTCATTTACTATCTTAAAACATAGGTTAAAAGGTTATAAAATTCATTGGGCTTTGTGGAATGTTAAAGACATTTCCCCATTTTTTACCTATATAAAAGAGCTTATTAAAAAATAATTTGCAAATAAGGGAGAGAATTTTGTTGTGATAAATATTGATAAATGTAAGTGGAAAAATGGTGCTGATAGTGCCGTCATGTTTATGATAGATGATTTAGCAAATGTATGGCATGATGCAAATTTAAATGGAATATGTGATCTAGGAGAAGATTGGGGACATAAAGGGTATGAAAAAAATTCAATGTGGGATTTTTTAGAAAAAAATTTTTTAAATGAATTTCCCTATTTAAAAGTGACCTTTTTTTTAGTAGTAGGAAAAAGAGCTAGTATATTAAAACATAAAGATTATACATATTCTGCAGATATATTATCAGATGATAAATTTTTATCTTTTTTAAGAGACATAGATAAAAATCCAATGGTAGAAATAGCTTATCATGGACTTACCCATGGTATTGCTGGAAAGAAAACAGAGGATTTTATTCAAGAATGGCAAACATATAGTAATTTAGATCAAGCAATAGAAACAATTAATGAAGGAAGAGAAATTTTTTATAAAGCACTTGGTTATTATCCTAGAGGGGGAAAATACCCTGGATATGCATATAACAATTTTTCAGATGAGTCTATAGCAAAAACTGGATTTGATTGGTGGTGTAGACATTTCGATTTTTGGTTAGAAGAAAAAAGGGAGATTATCAGAATTACTCTTATGAAATAGAGGAATTTAAAGGCGTTATAGATATTCCTTCTTCTATCGACGGAGCATATTATTCTACTAAAGTTTTAAAATACTTTTTTACAAAAAAATATCTTAAATCTGTAATTTATCAACTATTCAAAAATAAAACAGTTGAACAATTAATAGATGAAAGGGTAAGAAATAATCAAATTATTAGTATTCAAGAACATACATCACCAGTTAGAACCGATGGGAAAATTCAATATCCAAATATCGTTACAGATAAAGATAATCTACGCTACTTACTTAAATATTTAAAAAAATACAATCTCTGGTATGCAACGGGAAGCGAAATAGCTGATTATTATTATCTATATACAAAAACCAAAATAGAGAAAAAATATCATGGTAAATATACAATAAAAACAGATGTAAAAAATATTGGTAAAGAACTTTCTGTTAAAGTTACAGGAAAAAATAATAATAAAATCAAAATTAATGACAAAATTATAAATCCAATTGGAAATAACAAAGGTGAAATCTTTAATATTTATATTGAAAACATTATTTTTGATATAGAAGTAATATAAAATTTTAATAGGGTGATTGAAAATGAATATTACTGTTATAGGTGCTGGCAACTCAGGATTGGCAATGGCTGCACATCTGGCATTAGAAGGAAATAAAGTTGTTTTATGGAATCGTTCTAAAGATCCAATATCAAAGTTAAGAAATACTAGGACCATTTACTGTAAAGGGATGATATCCGATGCTGTACAAATTGATTTAGTAACAGATAATATTGAAGATGCTTTGGCTAAATCTGAAGTTATTTTGATTACAACACCGGCTAATTCCCACAAATATTTGGCGGAATTAATAGCTAAAAATTTAAAAAAAGAAGCACTTATTGTTTTAAATCCAGGGAGAACCTTTGGGGCTTTAGAATTCAACGAGATTTTCAAACAAAATAATAAAATTAAAATATCTTTAGCAGAAACACAAACTATAATTTATACTTGTAGAAAAATATCGGAAGATACTGTGAATATTATTACAATAAAGTCAGGAGTTTTAATTTCAACCTTT contains the following coding sequences:
- a CDS encoding SpoIID/LytB domain-containing protein — its product is MKGKLKFLSLFLSILILTNFLQPLFSVYANNNYSIIRVLISINKNTIPITLNGDYSISEDPSITLSNGNYFISVTSNNQVRILGSGVDKVVGSSLTLVRHSADSTLTVRGTDHGDVTYLGNMKFTVNSQTGMLRVVNHVPLEQYLYGVVAYEMSNSFPLEALKAQAVAARGYAIKKIMAAGSSSDFDILDTPQHQVYRGYNPAFARVIKAVDETKGQVLTYDNKIIETFYSASNGGQTELPGNAWGRGSDANQELPYLVQKDDPYDLENPSSIFHRFYIPKEVIGSDHDSIPMDSDNGLRIVKTNGNINVRSGPGTNHSIIGRAPLYTSYQHLETVVNQFGETWHKIIFNGNEAYISGAFSHVSPGGKHFYANPVLWDLQQQAFEILKDNVEKATDIKIISVNNLKNGNKRWPDTESRSHVTADANITVEYEILDENEEKILKEEVLDVSIQLMIPSGSEYINNHPYLSSNTRMRWIESKGEDGFELLAGRFGHGVGMSQRGAQQMAAAHNKTYAEILAFYFEGTKLSTFNTDIPPLPPKPGDDSATIDPSYELTKILSFKINNQVGETMIDDENSKITLTMPSDTDLTRLIANFQLAEGAYVKVNDKQQKSGETVNDFSKPVVYKVYGVDGSIREWTVIVKLDVIPVKGVEIKKIDKMVPIGSTKNLEYVITPENATNKEVIWSSSDDKIIKVDKTGKISPLAVGTATITATTVDGNFKDSITVNVYKYGDVNGDGVVNVSDAIIILKYIVGDHPKSDLLYAAGDVNGDGRIDVSDAILILQRTVGSIDKFPVE
- the htpG gene encoding molecular chaperone HtpG, translating into MEKKQFQAESKRLLDLMINSIYTNKEIFLRELISNASDAIDKMYYKALTDENISFNKEDYYIKVIPDKENRTLTIVDTGIGMTKEELDENLGIIAKSGSLSFKQQNELKDGYDIIGQFGVGFYSAFMVADTVTVLTKAYGENQGYKWESSGADGYTIEPYEKQDRGTEIILKLKENSEDEDYDQFLDQWRLKNIIKKYSDFIRYPIKMDVTKKVEKEGSKGEYIDVVEEETINSMVPIWRKNKNELTEEDYHNFYQEKRFGFDKPLKYIHMAVDGTISFNAILYIPENVPFDFYTKDYEKGLELYSKGILIMNRCPDLLPDYFSFVKGMVDSEDLSLNISREMLQQDRQLRIIAKRIKDKIKNELLSLLKNEREKYEKFFQNFGRQLKYGVYENFGQNKEDLQDLLMFYSSTEKKLVTLEEYISRMKEGQKYIYYASGESIERIEKMPQTEVLKEKGYEILFFTDDVDEFAIKMLREYKEKEFKSVSSGDLGIEELEGKTEEKESEEIFKKIKEVLGDKVKGVKPSKILKSHPVCLTVEGDISIEMEKILANLPNNPNIKAQRVLEINTEHNIFKKLKEMYEKDRDKFNLYVKVLYDQALLIEGLPIEDPVEYANNVSELLL
- the galU gene encoding UTP--glucose-1-phosphate uridylyltransferase GalU, whose translation is MKVRKAIIPAAGLGTRFLPATKAQPKEMLPIVDKPTLQYIIEEAVESGIEEILIITGRNKKSIEDHFDKSVELELELESKGKHDLLAEVRKISDMVNIHYIRQKEPKGLGHAIYCAKSFIGEEPFAVLLGDDIVHNPDKPCLKQMIEVYEEYKTSILGVQQVKKEDVSKYGIVDGKVIEDRIYKVKGLVEKPKMEDAPSNIAILGRYIISPAIFPILEKTKPGKGGEIQLTDALKELASKEAMYAYNFVGRRYDVGDKLGFLEATVDFALMREDLRDGFIKYLEGIFKENVVLSEIASSEE
- a CDS encoding S8 family serine peptidase; translation: MLRKILALTLSLLLLLSFSTGFTLDFGKPETADSNQPMVNVIIQLEQNPVLAYEVELKKHGKFNLRDINTYANQIEQSINTVINKANKLGLDIVTNYQYKYSFAGFSATLPVDQVQELTKIPGVKNVFPDIIIEVPKVVGSVPKTGAPYLWNLPENITGEGMIVAVLDTGIDYNHVLLGGGFGKDYKVMGGYNFTDSGSPLDPIDVQGHGTHVAGIIAGKGFGYDGVAPDANLYAVKVLGDDGRGFSSWVIAGIEWAVNPHNGLPRADVINMSLGNTIISPNFPTSLAANQAAEAGVIVVTSAGNSGHDKPTAGSPGTADKVISVGAYGLIEPAILSFSNGTVIDYDIIPAADAPKPDGQEYEIVYAGLGREEDFEGLDVEGKIALVQRGAITFAAKGANAQANGAVGIIVFNNVPGTFGMAGTFGIPAFAVSLEVGLEILEMMGQDPELKVAMDSLDPMDLMANFSSAGPTSKYTLKPDISAPGVSIVSAYPNNSLASLSGTSMAAPHVAGGVALLKQLRPGLEVEEYKALLMNTPKWLNDMYGNKYPVTVQGSGVMDLEAAAKSRGIAIPGSLSLNVTGETNKIRVKNISNEAVTYNIEFISETLNATFVDQITVEGNSEAVFEVKFDLNVEEGAHEGYIILTPTEPLEKPEEGEEVEEYYDKLQVTVYYYSGDLKEFFVKDLEFRRQFTSSDKIDITFTLLEDAAWVAIVTYDRLGNFIGIPAEAPFGLPKGTWTLHNTDLYLPDGEYVLRLFAVNIKDEIFDLWEPFEIDSNPASIYVDYDPFVNIDKYTLKGELSRDAVLEIDGVVVPICHDLSFEYQVEINEGVNEFTLTTTTPFGAVETVKITIEKVEDLDVFSVAKLSEELQYTGYEEVLVYDYLPPGAVVKVSVNNGPDVKYIADENGLLKYNLTLVKGLNKVRFTENYLNIIYTYEVEIYRKTVDRLAGANRFQTATAISQFGWEKADTVILARADDFADSLAAIPLSKKLNAPILLTNSNRLSDVTREEISRLGASEVIILGGAGAISDDVALELLNSGLTVRRIGGANRYETAVLIAKEVVEDNEVENVIIVSGRNFPDGLSATMLSNKLNAPILLVNTNIIPESTSAFIENYNVANTYIVGGTAVISEELEDNLPNPKRFAGKDRFATSVQVAKEITSQLVFIANGQSFADSITLATLVAKYDGVLLLVRDNIIPESVKTHLNDIAGDVLHFYIAGGNAVVSEEIEKELLELLKTVKEDK